Proteins encoded together in one Lathyrus oleraceus cultivar Zhongwan6 chromosome 5, CAAS_Psat_ZW6_1.0, whole genome shotgun sequence window:
- the LOC127087934 gene encoding zinc transporter 4, chloroplastic yields MFFFEDLWQVLLQYLIEKTRFFSEKESFIGLSKSMTNSTCGGAESDLCRDESAAFILKFIAMASILLAGMAGIAIPLIGKHRRFLKTDGNLFVAAKAFAAGVILATGFVHMLSDATKALNSPCLPEFPWSKFPFTGFFAMMAALFTLLLDFVGTQYYERKQGVNRSVEEQARVGTLEEGIAGKVFGEEESGGMHIVGMHAHAAHHRHHHAHGNEACDGHGIMKEEHGHSHAHALGTADEETDVRHVVVSQVLELGIVSHSVIIGLSLGVSQSPCAIRPLIAALSFHQFFEGFALGGCISQAQFKASSATIMACFFALTTPIGVGIGTGIASVYNPYSPGALIAEGILDSLSAGILVYMALVDLIAADFLSKRMSCNFRLQLVSYCMLFLGAGLMSSLAIWA; encoded by the exons ATGTTTTTTTTCGAG GATCTCTGGCAAGTACTTCTTCAGTACCTCATCGAAAAAACTCGCTTCTTTTCTG AAAAGGAATCGTTCATCGGACTCAGTAAATCAATGACGAACTCAACATGCGGAGGAGCTGAGTCAGACCTATGCCGAGATGAGTCCGCCGCGTTCATTCTCAAATTCATAGCGATGGCGTCAATTCTCTTAGCAGGTATGGCCGGGATTGCTATTCCTCTCATCGGAAAACACCGACGGTTTCTTAAAACCGACGGCAACCTCTTCGTCGCCGCGAAGGCTTTTGCTGCCGGCGTAATTCTCGCCACCGGTTTTGTTCATATGCTATCCGATGCAACAAAAGCGCTAAACAGTCCTTGCTTGCCGGAGTTTCCGTGGTCGAAGTTTCCGTTCACGGGGTTTTTTGCTATGATGGCTGCACTGTTTACGCTTTTGCTTGATTTCGTTGGAACTCAGTATTATGAACGGAAACAAGGAGTGAACCGGTCGGTGGAAGAGCAAGCGAGGGTGGGGACGTTGGAAGAGGGAATTGCGGGGAAAGTGTTTGGAGAAGAAGAAAGCGGTGGAATGCATATAGTAGGGATGCATGCACATGCGGCGCATCATAGACATCACCATGCTCATGGTAATGAGGCATGTGATGGTCATGGTATCATGAAGGAAGAACATGGCCATTCTCACGCTCACGCACTCGGAACTGCTGATGAAGAAACTGACGTACGACACGTCGTCGTTTCTCAG GTTTTGGAGCTTGGGATAGTATCACATTCAGTGATAATTGGATTATCTCTGGGAGTTTCTCAAAGTCCATGTGCTATAAGGCCTCTAATTGCAGCATTATCATTCCATCAATTTTTTGAAGGGTTTGCACTTGGAGGGTGCATCTCCCAGGCTCAATTCAAGGCCTCATCAGCAACAATAATGGCTTGTTTTTTTGCACTGACTACACCTATTGGTGTTGGCATTGGAACAGGCATTGCTTCAGTTTATAACCCTTACAGTCCTGGTGCACTCATTGCTGAAGGTATATTGGACTCATTGTCAGCAGGGATTTTAGTTTATATGGCTTTAGTAGATTTGATAGCGGCTGATTTTCTTAGCAAAAGAATGAGTTGTAACTTTAGGCTGCAGTTAGTATCTTATTGTATGCTTTTCCTTGGAGCTGGGTTAATGTCTTCATTAGCAATATGGGCATGA